A DNA window from Ostrea edulis chromosome 5, xbOstEdul1.1, whole genome shotgun sequence contains the following coding sequences:
- the LOC130055011 gene encoding uncharacterized protein LOC130055011, whose product MAARRDPLYNFQTLPGFRYRLLVVAEERVGENWVVRSENDLSTFSPFDQSGVREIICRVRAEYEGRAPRRRTARISTGTRPRRRAPQPPSPPPPYSPATPTTPPPAIPSAPVEYSPVPMSDSPASPVEYSPRSPSPAPPPSPRQSPSLLVADTASPPRPAAPARPPPPTIRFAGRTPPPPRPTHAPVATHPPTNHPMTVPGWADRAVPIWFKCPVCWQDRVHSGITCRGCGQRPACCSCVEELQERRHTRGRCPLCRFTGARE is encoded by the coding sequence atggCTGCAAGAAGAGACCCGCTCTACAATTTCCAGACCTTGCCTGGATTCCGGTACCGGCTCCTAGTGGTGGCTGAGGAACGGGTAGGGGAGAATTGGGTCGTGCGTTCTGAGAACGACCTGAGCACCTTCTCCCCTTTCGACCAGAGTGGGGTCCGTGAGATCATCTGCCGGGTGCGGGCCGAGTATGAAGGGAGGGCACCCCGCCGCCGCACCGCTCGAATCTCCACGGGTACGAGACCGCGCCGACGGGCCCCACAGCCAccctcaccaccaccaccttacTCCCCGGCGACGCCTACAACACCACCACCAGCGATCCCATCGGCACCAGTGGAATACAGCCCGGTGCCGATGAGCGACTCACCAGCGTCACCGGTGGAGTATTCACCGCGGTCACCGTCCCCCGCACCACCTCCCAGCCCACGTCAGAGTCCGTCGCTGTTGGTGGCAGACACAGCATCACCACCGAGACCAGCAGCCCCTGCAAGACCCCCACCACCTACCATCCGGTTTGCAGGGAGGACTCCGCCACCACCGAGACCAACCCACGCACCGGTGGCAACTCATCCCCCGACGAACCACCCTATGACTGTCCCTGGCTGGGCAGATAGGGCGGTTCCCATCTGGTTTAAGTGTCCTGTCTGCTGGCAAGACAGGGTACACTCTGGAATTACGTGTAGGGGATGTGGGCAGCGCCCAGCTTGCTGCTCGTGCGTGGAAGAGTTACAGGAGCGGCGACACACCCGGGGACGGTGCCCGTTATGCCGGTTTACCGGAGCCAGGGAATGA
- the LOC130055012 gene encoding uncharacterized protein F54H12.2-like — protein MMHRESCACGTSSLELFKVPPTNVTLEDSKWMEYYPISSTLNSDTAPIEFEIKGQGDEYLDLSQTYLQMVCKFTKANGTNLAGGHSTSTPVNNILHSLFSEIDVSLNGKVITPGTDTYPYKAYLEKLLSYAPKTLETQMRACSLWEKDTAGHMDEVKLEALAQTPVEFPVVSNKISIAAVIPTPEYPDDSKNVGLRKRHEKITDSKEIVLMDRLHLDLFEQEKCLPNGLDVRLRFNRARPQFYMMTAAGSSGKVAIQSMILWVRKVKPVPSIINLINQQLSTQTAKYPLRRVEVKTFTIPSGTQSKITDHLFQGQMPKLIVLGFVDNAAFNGDNTRNPFHFQNERDWAPDITLEEYKNGYTLWCVDFTKDQEAQTDKFHLIQTGNLRVEVQFAANVARTLNCVVYAVFDNLLEINKQREVSIDY, from the exons ATGATGCACCGAGAATCTTGCGCTTGTGGCACCAGCAGTTTAGAACTGTTTAAAGTGCCCCCGACCAACGTCACTTTAGAAGATTCGAAATGGATGGAATATTACCCCATTTCCAGTACCCTCAACTCGGATACGGCTccgattgaatttgaaatcaaaggacaaggagatgaatatctggatttatcCCAAACTTATCTCCAGATGGTCTGTAAATTCACGAAAGCCAATGGAACGAATCTCGCAGGAGGCCATTCGACCTCCACCCCCGTGAATAACATTCTCCATTCCTTGTTCAGTGAAATCGATGTCAGTCTCAATGGAAAAGTCATTACCCCGGGGACGGATACTTATCCCTACAAAGCGTATCTGGAGAAATTGTTGTCTTATGCACCCAAGACTCTGGAAACCCAGATGAGAGCCTGTAGCTTGTGGGAAAAAGATACGGCAGGACATATGGATGAGGTCAAATTAGAAGCTCTGGCTCAAACTCCTGTGGAATTTCCAGTAGTGTCTAACAAAATCAGCATCGCGGCCGTCATTCCGACTCCCGAGTATCCGGATGATTCCAAGAATGTAGGGTTGAGAAAACGTCACGAGAAGATTACAGACAGTAAGGAGATCGTGTTGATGGATCGATTACATCTGGATTTGTTTGAGCAAGAGAAATGTCTCCCTAATGGCTTGGATGTCCGTCTCCGATTCAATCGCGCTCGACCCCAGTTCTACATGATGACCGCTGCCGGGAGTAGTGGGAAAGTGGCCATTCAAAGTATGATCTTGTGGGTGAGGAAAGTCAAACCTGTGCCGAGTATCATTAATCTCATCAATCAGCAACTGAGTACTCAAACGGCGAAATATCCATTGAGACGAGTGGAAGTGAAAACCTTCACCATTCCTAGTGGCACCCAATCTAAAATCACCGATCATCTGTTTCAAGGACAGATGCCTAAACTGATCGTGTTGGGCTTTGTGGACAATGCGGCTTTTAATGGGGATAATACCCGAAACCcctttcatttccaaaatgagaga GACTGGGCTCCGGACATTACCCTGGAAGAGTATAAAAACGGTTACACCCTCTGGTGTGTGGATTTCACGAAAGATCAAGAAGCCCAGacggataaatttcatctcatacagaCGGGGAACTTGAGAGTGGAAGTGCAATTTGCCGCCAACGTAGCCAGGACCTTAAACTGTGTGGTGTATGCCGTGTTCGACAATCTGttagaaatcaacaaacaacgaGAAGTCAGCATCGATTACTAA